A stretch of the Massilia sp. W12 genome encodes the following:
- a CDS encoding LysR family transcriptional regulator, which produces MQANDLLLFARVVEAGSFSAAAQRVGLPKSTLSRRITQLEGAVGERLLQRTTRHLTLTETGHAVLEHARVVLEQTEAVAALAQHRQAEPSGKLRISMPGDFANLVMAPMLADFVQRYPHIVLELDLSPRRVDLIAENFDLALRMGELRDEASLAARRLATLEPGLYAAPEWIARHGPILHPSQLPQYDMLCIPIRSDETPLLRLQKGAEVWESAIKPKVLANSPEILMRLAIAGLGIAFGSDFMAAQLRGQPLQRILPEWSMPKVDVWAVFPGRRLMSAKTRVFLDWIAQRFNM; this is translated from the coding sequence CAAATCCACCTTGTCGCGCCGCATTACGCAGCTGGAAGGCGCGGTCGGTGAGCGGCTGCTGCAGCGCACTACGCGCCATCTGACCTTGACCGAAACCGGTCATGCGGTGCTGGAGCATGCCCGTGTGGTATTGGAGCAGACCGAGGCGGTGGCGGCGCTGGCGCAACACCGCCAGGCGGAGCCATCCGGCAAATTGCGTATTTCGATGCCGGGTGATTTCGCCAATCTGGTGATGGCGCCGATGTTGGCGGATTTTGTGCAACGCTATCCGCACATCGTATTGGAACTGGATTTATCGCCGCGCCGGGTGGATTTAATTGCGGAAAATTTTGATTTGGCCTTGCGCATGGGCGAGTTGCGCGATGAAGCCAGCCTGGCGGCGCGGCGTCTGGCGACCTTGGAACCCGGCTTGTACGCCGCGCCCGAATGGATTGCGCGCCACGGCCCGATTCTGCATCCTTCCCAACTGCCGCAATATGACATGCTTTGCATACCGATACGCAGCGATGAAACGCCGCTGCTGCGCTTACAAAAGGGCGCCGAAGTCTGGGAAAGTGCAATCAAGCCCAAGGTGCTGGCGAACTCACCGGAAATCTTAATGCGCTTAGCCATTGCAGGACTTGGCATTGCCTTTGGTTCAGATTTCATGGCGGCGCAATTGCGCGGCCAACCCTTGCAACGCATTCTACCGGAATGGTCTATGCCGAAGGTGGATGTGTGGGCGGTATTTCCCGGACGGCGTTTGATGAGCGCCAAAACGCGTGTTTTTTTAGACTGGATAGCGCAGCGTTTCAATATGTGA